GGCAGACTGAAGCTTTGCCGGACAATCCGAACCTGCGGTTATGCCGGGCGCTCCCGTATCGCTTATGCCGGGCAGACCGGACTTCTGCCGGCTTCGCACCGCTTTCCCGCTTCTGCATATATTAAATCTGACGAGTAAATTCACGGAGTTGTTTTATGAAAAGAAAACTGACTGCGCTTCTTTGCGCCACACTTCTGACAGCCGCCCTGCCGGCTGCGGCATTCGCTGCCGAAACAGAGGAATCCCTGCAGAAGGTCACCTTAAACGAGGTGGCACACTCTATCTTTTACGCCCCGCAGTACGCTGCCATCGAGCTTGGCTATTTTGCCGAAGAAGGCATTGACCTGGAGCTGGTATGCGGCTTCGGCGCCGATAAGGTCATGACCGCCGTCCTCTCCGGCGACGCCGAAATCGGCTTCATGGGCAGCGAATCCACCATCTACGCCTACAACCAGGGCGCCTCCGACTACGTCGTAAACTTCGCGCAGCTCACGCAGCGCGCCGGCAACTTTCTGGTCGCGCGCGAAGAAATGCCGGATTTTGAGTGGGCAGACTTAAAAGGCAGGAAAGTGCTCGGCGGAAGAAAAGGCGGGATGCCGGAAATGGTTTTTGAGTATATTTTAAAACAGCACGACATCGACCCTGCCGCCGATTTGGAAATCGACCAGAGCATCGACTTTGGCTCCACCGCCGCCGCTTTCTCCGGCGGGCAGGGAGACTTTACTATTGAGTTTGAGCCGTCGGCGACAGCGCTTGAGAAGGAAGGCGCCGGATATGTAGTTGCCTCCCTCGGCGTAGACTCCGGCTATGTCCCGTATACCTCCTATAGTGCAAAATCCAGCTACATGGAGGAGCATCCGGAAATCATCCAGGGCTTCACCAACGCGCTGCAGAAGGGTATGGACTATGTAAACAGCCACACGCCGGAGGAAATCGCAGAGGTGATTGCCCCGCAGTTCCCGGACAGTGATCTGGAAACTATCACCGCCATTGTCACACGTTATGCCGGTCAGGATACCTGGAAGGAAAATTTAATCTTTGAGGAAGAGAGCTTTACGCTTCTGCAGGATATTCTGGAAAGCGCCGGAGAGCTCTCCCAGCGCGCTCCCTACGACGCCCTTGTCACCACAGAATTTGCCGCAGCAGCCGCAAAATAACTCTCCCGGAGCACGAAGCATAATCCGCACTTCAGAAAACAGGCGCCCTTAGGGGTGCCTGTTTTCCTGCAGCTCACTTTTCATTATCTCTGAATTTAATCTGTCTGGATACGCTTAGCGCAAGCGTCATTTCCGCCATCAAAAATACGATAGACGTGCCTCCGTAGCTGACAAACGGCAGCGTGATACCTGTTGTCGGAATCGCATTTGTGACAACAGCGATATTCAGCACCACCTGCAGGGCAATGTGAATAAAAATTCCCGACACGATCAGCGACCCAAGCAGATCCGGCGCATTCTGCGCAATAAACAGAAGACGGTACAGCATAAAGACAAACAGCATGGACAATACCACCACGCCAAAAATCCCCAGTTCCTCACAGATGATGGTAAGAATCATATCGTTCTGCGCCTCCGGCACAAAATCCAGCTTCTGGAGACTGTTTCCAAGTCCTTTTCCAAAGATGCCGCCGGAGCCGATCGCATACAGTCCCTGCATTATCTGATAGCCGCCAAGGCTGGAATTCGCCTCCGGGTCCAGCCATGCAATAACACGGCGCAGACGGAAATTTTCACTGCCGCTCAACGTCTGCGCATATATGATTACACCGACCACCACAACCGCAACGATCCCCGCTCCGATAACAAACGGCCGTTTTCTCGGATATACAATAAACAGCATCCCGACGGTAATTCCGGCGATAATAATGGCAGTGCTCAGATTATCCGTAAAGAACAGCGTGAGCGCGGAGCTCAGCGCGCCGCAGCCCAGCACCATCCAGAATGCTTTCGGCGTTCTCATTTTTTTCCCCATCCGGACAATCAACACCGATAAAAACAAAATAACCGCCAGCTTCGCAATCTCGGCAGGCTGTATGGAAAGAGAGCCGATGTAGATCCAGCGCTTTGCACCATATATTTCCGTTCCTATAAACTTTGTGGCAAACAGAAGAATATTTGCCACCACGTAAAGCAATCCGGCAAATTTTGCATAAATATGATAATCAATCTGTGAAAAAATCAATACCATCACAAAACAGACCGCACTGATGGCGCCCTGTCTCTTAAAATAATACATGCCGTCCCCAAAATCAATCTGCGCCGAATACGCGCTGGTACTGTATAACATAACCAGACCAAAGCAGGTCAGCAGAATAATGCTGGCAAGCAGGTTATAATCATAATAATGGAATACCTGCCTTGCAGCAGTTCCGGCTGATTTTGCTATGCTCCGTACTTTTTTCTTACTTACTGCCGTCATGGCTCACTCCTTAATCTCTGGAAGCCGTTTTCCTCTTCTTCCGTAAATTTTAGCACAATTAAGCGGCAGATACAACGAAAAATTTTCCGCCGTATACATGCTCCTATCGCTGATGCAGACAGAGCGCCCGGTATTTCATACTTTTTTTCCAGGCTTCCAGCAGCTTTCTCTGAAACGTCGGCGTATCCGTCCCCAGCACCTCCATCAGCGTCTCCGCCCTTGCTATCAGACGCAGAAATTCGTCCCCCTCCAGATTTTCATTTATTGCATGCATCGTCTCATCCAGCATCCAAACCACTTCCGCTCTGACCTTCATCATAAAATACACGCTCCCATTATTGTTTTTTCTTCCTGCTGTTTTCATTGCTGTTATTTTTCGGCTGTTTCTTATCATCATTTTTCATGACGCTTAATGCTGTCATTATATATTGCTTTTTCCGGGATTGCAACGTTTTTCCTTTTATTTTCCTTCTGTCACCTGCAGGTATTCTGACCGGTAGCTGCACAGAAGCGCATCCACCCGGTTGTTCTGCCGCAGCTTAAAACATCCATATTCGAAAACCACCTCATTCAGCGACCATTCCCGCTGGCTCAGCTCATATGCCCTGACAGTATCCTGCGTAAAAATCTCCTTTCCGTCTCTGTCGCGCATTCCGGAACACAACCGCTCTCTCTTCATATTCCCGCCTCCGTCTGCTGCACTGGCAGCGCCGCTTTTCACAGAATCTCCCATGCTATCACGAAATATCCGGATTTTTACTATGTAAGCGGGGGAGCTCCCGCAAAACCGCAGTGTTCCCCCGCTCTCCTGTTTCGTTCTTTATGCACTCATAATTTTTCCGCACGCTATTTTCATTCCGGAATTCCCGGACGGCTGCGTTCTGAAATCATCCGCCATCGCGTGGATAATCACCGTCCGTCCGACTACCTCCTCCGGCGTAAAACGGTCTGTATAAAAGACGGATAACGCATATCCATGATTTTCCAGAAGCGGCGGGAAATCCCCGGCATGAAACGGGTGCTCACAGCCCGCCGGATTAAAATGCCCGTCGGCATCTGCAAACGCATCGTCCGCCGTTCCGCTGCAGGCTTCTCCCCCGTGAATATGAAATCCGAGGAAGCTTCCTCCGCATGCGCCCTCCTTTGCCGGAAGTCCGGCAATCTCCGCCGCCACCAGCGTACCTCCCCAGAGCGGATAAAGCAGCACATTTCCGCAGATACAATCCATCCGCGCTTTTCCATAGACCAGCGCATAAGCCTCCGGCTTTCCGTTCTGTATCATATGCAGGAGCATTTCCATATTTCCGGAAATACCGCTGAAGTTGTCACAGCTCAGTATTCCCGCCATCTTCCCGCTCATGCTCTTATTCCCCACAGTCCGGGCACGACGCCGGCTGGTCAAAGCTCAGATTGTACGCATAGAAATTCCGGCTGTCCAGCTTATCCTGCACAAGACGCAGCGCTTCACCGAAGCGTAGTTATGTAAGCATACTTTGGACAACGATAAACAAACGAATTATATGTGTAGACCGTTACTCTCTGCGCCGAAAGATTCAGCATCCGAAAGGGTGCTTTTTCTTTTGCGCATGAGCGGCGGACTATGGAGGTGAGAAATTGAACAAAAAATTTTTAAAGCATTACATGACTACAGAACCAAAAACAACAGAGCAAAAATACATCTTTCTGGTAGACAATGAAAATATCGCAATGAACATTGTTGCCAGTGGGTATCTGGCGGTCACGCTGATACCAGACAACGACGCATACTACTCCATTGATTCATTTTTAATGTATATGGATGAGATTGCCTTTATGGGGAAATGCCGCAGTGATTACTGTTATGTTCCGGCCTGCGCTTCAAAAAAAGCAAACGATATTTTAGAAGCATATTTTAAACAGGAATATCTACAGTTTCGGGTAGGCTGGACATTATTTAAAAATAAAGAATATCTTGAAAAAATGGAGAATCAAAAAGAATTGAAAGCCATCTTATCCGACTTTATTATGAGGTTTGAACGGAAACCGTCAGAGCAGCCGGATTTAAACCGTTTTCACAAATTTAATGAACAGGGAAAGCGAATCGGTGTATTGGATATGGAGATTGTCGATTATCTGATACAGACGATTCCTTTTTTTATTATCGGCAGTACACCATATATTTACTGTCATGGCTATTATCAGGAGGATTCCAACGGTATTCTGTTGAAATCCCATATACAAAAACTTTTGTTTCGTGATTGCATTAAAAGCAGCACAATACAAAGTATTTACAATTTACTGGTGAGCCAGCCGCAGATTCAGAAAAAATTTTCGGATTTGAACAACCAGCCAACCCATTGGATAAACTTCAAGAACGGTTATTTT
This is a stretch of genomic DNA from Marvinbryantia formatexigens DSM 14469. It encodes these proteins:
- a CDS encoding FtsW/RodA/SpoVE family cell cycle protein; translated protein: MTAVSKKKVRSIAKSAGTAARQVFHYYDYNLLASIILLTCFGLVMLYSTSAYSAQIDFGDGMYYFKRQGAISAVCFVMVLIFSQIDYHIYAKFAGLLYVVANILLFATKFIGTEIYGAKRWIYIGSLSIQPAEIAKLAVILFLSVLIVRMGKKMRTPKAFWMVLGCGALSSALTLFFTDNLSTAIIIAGITVGMLFIVYPRKRPFVIGAGIVAVVVVGVIIYAQTLSGSENFRLRRVIAWLDPEANSSLGGYQIMQGLYAIGSGGIFGKGLGNSLQKLDFVPEAQNDMILTIICEELGIFGVVVLSMLFVFMLYRLLFIAQNAPDLLGSLIVSGIFIHIALQVVLNIAVVTNAIPTTGITLPFVSYGGTSIVFLMAEMTLALSVSRQIKFRDNEK
- a CDS encoding ABC transporter substrate-binding protein codes for the protein MKRKLTALLCATLLTAALPAAAFAAETEESLQKVTLNEVAHSIFYAPQYAAIELGYFAEEGIDLELVCGFGADKVMTAVLSGDAEIGFMGSESTIYAYNQGASDYVVNFAQLTQRAGNFLVAREEMPDFEWADLKGRKVLGGRKGGMPEMVFEYILKQHDIDPAADLEIDQSIDFGSTAAAFSGGQGDFTIEFEPSATALEKEGAGYVVASLGVDSGYVPYTSYSAKSSYMEEHPEIIQGFTNALQKGMDYVNSHTPEEIAEVIAPQFPDSDLETITAIVTRYAGQDTWKENLIFEEESFTLLQDILESAGELSQRAPYDALVTTEFAAAAAK
- a CDS encoding superoxide dismutase family protein — translated: MSGKMAGILSCDNFSGISGNMEMLLHMIQNGKPEAYALVYGKARMDCICGNVLLYPLWGGTLVAAEIAGLPAKEGACGGSFLGFHIHGGEACSGTADDAFADADGHFNPAGCEHPFHAGDFPPLLENHGYALSVFYTDRFTPEEVVGRTVIIHAMADDFRTQPSGNSGMKIACGKIMSA